A stretch of the Microcella sp. genome encodes the following:
- a CDS encoding mandelate racemase/muconate lactonizing enzyme family protein: MIIDSVDFFYASMPEVTLEADGSQDALLVRVVADGHVGWGECEASPLTSIAAFVAPRSHGVCQPVAASVLGETLDGPDDIDRISRNVGRNSLDLLQAGHTWSGIEIALWDLLGKVRGEPVWKLLGYTENHAKLPYASMLMGDTPQETLDRARLARSNGFRAVKFGWGSYGTGSAADDADHVAAAREGLGDDAQLLIDAGQIWGDDVDAAIARLEALENARATWLEEPFVPHAFVAHAALASRARSVGIAGGEGAHTVHMATNLIDYGGVRFIQVDAARIGGIGPSKAVAEHAVRHGVTYVNHTFTSHLALSASMQPFAGLADHRICEYPVEPKPVALAISSNHILLDANGEVRAPDAPGLGIEVDLAGLVPYLRHVEISIDHERVYTSPEVPHKVSAVV; the protein is encoded by the coding sequence ATGATCATCGATTCCGTCGACTTCTTCTACGCATCGATGCCCGAGGTCACCCTCGAGGCCGATGGCAGTCAGGATGCGCTCCTTGTCCGAGTGGTCGCTGATGGTCACGTCGGCTGGGGCGAGTGCGAAGCATCGCCGCTCACCTCCATCGCGGCATTCGTGGCTCCGCGCTCTCACGGCGTGTGTCAACCCGTCGCCGCCTCAGTGCTGGGCGAGACGCTCGACGGCCCCGACGACATCGACCGCATCTCGCGCAACGTCGGCCGCAACAGCCTCGACCTGCTGCAGGCGGGTCACACCTGGTCGGGCATCGAGATCGCGCTGTGGGATCTGCTCGGCAAGGTGCGCGGCGAGCCCGTGTGGAAGCTGCTCGGCTACACCGAGAACCACGCCAAGCTGCCCTACGCCTCGATGCTCATGGGTGACACCCCGCAAGAGACTCTCGACCGGGCGCGCCTCGCCCGCAGCAACGGCTTCCGCGCCGTGAAGTTCGGTTGGGGTAGCTACGGCACCGGTTCTGCTGCCGACGACGCCGACCACGTCGCCGCCGCCCGCGAGGGTCTCGGCGACGACGCGCAGCTGCTCATCGATGCCGGCCAGATCTGGGGCGACGATGTCGACGCCGCGATCGCCCGGCTCGAAGCGCTCGAGAACGCTCGCGCGACGTGGCTCGAAGAGCCCTTCGTTCCGCACGCCTTCGTGGCGCACGCCGCCCTCGCATCCCGCGCCCGCAGCGTCGGCATCGCTGGCGGCGAAGGCGCCCACACGGTGCACATGGCCACGAACCTCATCGACTACGGCGGAGTGCGCTTCATTCAGGTCGACGCCGCGCGCATCGGCGGCATCGGCCCCTCGAAGGCCGTCGCCGAGCACGCCGTGCGCCATGGCGTCACCTACGTCAACCACACCTTCACCTCGCACCTCGCACTCTCGGCGTCGATGCAGCCCTTCGCCGGTCTCGCCGACCACCGCATCTGCGAATACCCCGTCGAGCCCAAGCCCGTGGCCCTCGCGATTTCGAGCAACCACATCCTGCTCGACGCCAACGGCGAGGTGCGCGCCCCCGATGCGCCCGGCCTCGGCATCGAGGTCGACCTCGCCGGCCTCGTGCCCTACCTGCGGCACGTCGAGATCTCGATCGACCACGAGCGCGTCTACACGAGCCCCGAGGTGCCGCATAAGGTGAGTGCAGTCGTCTAG
- a CDS encoding FadR/GntR family transcriptional regulator → MAEIASDVDRGAGYAMRGLQGRVIDGVGRQIIGGQYAPGDLLPKEAELTEQFGVSRTSVREGMRVLAAKGLVDIRQKIGTKVRQPENWNVFDSDILRWHSEVGLGDEIMRNLVEVRQIMEPAAARLAAGRASMDDLRRMDDALAAMVSSATDREGYAHADVEFHLAVYAASHNVLLRQFGSVVADFMYATFNVQQATAADDDVFLEDAATHAAVFEAINRGNGEKAAEAMLHVVLDGKNALIKALSDQRDVASSG, encoded by the coding sequence ATGGCAGAGATCGCCAGTGATGTCGATCGTGGAGCGGGGTATGCGATGCGCGGCCTGCAGGGTCGCGTCATCGACGGCGTCGGTCGGCAGATCATCGGCGGCCAGTACGCGCCCGGCGACCTGCTGCCGAAAGAGGCCGAGCTCACCGAGCAGTTCGGCGTCTCGCGCACCTCGGTGCGGGAAGGCATGCGCGTGCTGGCCGCCAAGGGCCTCGTCGACATCCGTCAGAAGATCGGCACCAAGGTTCGCCAGCCCGAGAACTGGAACGTCTTCGACAGCGACATCTTGCGCTGGCACAGCGAGGTCGGTCTCGGCGATGAGATCATGCGCAACCTCGTCGAGGTGCGGCAGATCATGGAGCCCGCAGCTGCCCGACTCGCGGCGGGGCGGGCGTCAATGGACGACCTGCGGCGCATGGACGATGCTCTCGCCGCGATGGTCTCATCCGCGACCGATCGCGAAGGCTACGCGCACGCCGACGTCGAGTTCCACCTCGCGGTCTACGCCGCCTCCCACAACGTTCTGTTGCGGCAGTTCGGCAGCGTCGTCGCCGACTTCATGTACGCCACGTTCAACGTGCAGCAGGCCACCGCTGCCGACGACGATGTGTTCCTCGAAGATGCCGCGACGCACGCCGCAGTGTTCGAGGCAATCAACCGCGGCAACGGCGAGAAGGCGGCCGAGGCGATGCTGCACGTCGTGCTCGACGGCAAGAACGCGCTCATCAAGGCCCTCAGCGACCAGCGCGATGTCGCGTCGTCGGGCTGA
- a CDS encoding SDR family NAD(P)-dependent oxidoreductase — MTALRTIVTGSANGIGAAIADRLRARGDRVVGLDREEGQDVVLTDLADPEARAHGVATAIERLGGVDVLVTVAGIFRQGSIHDSGFDDWRAVWAVNLDAPLDLMRMLTPGMVEQGFGRIVTITSVHARQAQPGCLAYDVSKAGLEAATRSAALDLAPHGVLANAVAPGFVRTRMSLLPDGTDETDTDAFRQQYVASGKLPLGRASLPGEIAPAVEFLSARENTYITGQVLTVDGGLTMTF, encoded by the coding sequence ATGACCGCACTGCGCACCATCGTCACCGGTTCGGCCAATGGCATCGGGGCTGCGATCGCCGACCGGCTGCGAGCACGCGGCGACCGTGTCGTCGGCCTCGACCGCGAAGAGGGCCAGGATGTCGTGCTCACCGACCTGGCCGACCCCGAGGCTCGCGCGCATGGCGTCGCGACCGCGATCGAGCGGCTCGGCGGCGTCGACGTTCTCGTCACCGTCGCGGGCATCTTTCGGCAGGGCTCGATTCACGACAGCGGCTTCGACGACTGGCGGGCGGTGTGGGCGGTGAATCTGGATGCTCCGCTCGACCTCATGCGTATGCTCACGCCCGGCATGGTCGAGCAGGGGTTCGGTCGCATCGTGACCATCACGAGCGTGCATGCTCGGCAGGCTCAGCCCGGGTGCCTCGCCTACGACGTCTCGAAGGCGGGGCTCGAAGCAGCGACGCGCTCGGCCGCACTCGACCTCGCGCCGCACGGGGTGCTCGCCAACGCCGTCGCCCCGGGCTTCGTGCGCACGCGCATGAGCCTGCTGCCCGACGGCACCGACGAGACCGACACCGATGCATTCCGTCAGCAGTATGTGGCGAGCGGCAAGCTGCCGCTCGGTCGCGCCTCGCTGCCAGGTGAGATCGCGCCCGCCGTCGAGTTCCTCTCGGCGCGCGAGAACACCTACATCACCGGCCAGGTGCTGACCGTCGACGGCGGTCTCACCATGACGTTCTAG
- a CDS encoding SMP-30/gluconolactonase/LRE family protein, with the protein MTMLEGLGFPEALRWRDGALWFSDMFRSRVMRWVPGAQAETVLDLSDDGPTVPGGLGWLPDGSLLVVDCEQRRVLRVHDGAVTVHADLADLMTHSANDMHVDPDGTAWVGGYGFDPEHDEPVPSPLVRVGADGEASATASAFVFPNGCERDARGALLVAETFADRVSSMSPDNAVTQRARFEPGSGPDGLSIAPDGAVYVALAFAAALARLAPLEAGPDAPAEFVYRAEPIASGPGAGPLGVYDCAVHPDGRRIAVAMASLDEALAERVDTGRIVVLEL; encoded by the coding sequence ATGACGATGCTCGAGGGCCTGGGTTTTCCCGAAGCGCTGCGCTGGCGCGACGGTGCGCTGTGGTTCAGCGACATGTTTCGGTCGCGCGTCATGCGGTGGGTGCCGGGGGCTCAGGCCGAGACGGTGCTCGACCTCTCAGACGACGGGCCGACCGTGCCCGGCGGGCTCGGTTGGCTGCCCGACGGTTCGCTGCTCGTCGTCGACTGCGAGCAGCGCCGCGTGCTGCGGGTGCACGACGGCGCGGTCACGGTGCACGCGGACCTCGCCGACCTCATGACGCATTCCGCGAACGACATGCACGTCGATCCCGACGGCACGGCCTGGGTAGGCGGCTACGGTTTCGACCCCGAGCATGACGAGCCCGTGCCCTCGCCGCTCGTGCGGGTGGGCGCCGACGGGGAGGCCTCGGCCACAGCATCCGCCTTCGTCTTTCCGAACGGATGCGAGCGCGACGCGAGGGGCGCGCTCCTCGTCGCTGAAACCTTTGCCGATCGCGTGTCGTCGATGTCACCTGACAACGCGGTCACCCAGCGTGCGAGGTTCGAGCCGGGCAGCGGGCCCGACGGCCTCTCGATCGCGCCCGACGGCGCGGTGTACGTCGCGCTGGCTTTCGCGGCCGCCCTCGCGCGCCTCGCGCCCCTCGAAGCGGGGCCGGATGCTCCCGCCGAGTTCGTGTACCGGGCCGAGCCGATCGCCTCGGGGCCGGGGGCCGGCCCGCTCGGCGTCTACGACTGCGCCGTGCACCCCGACGGCCGCCGCATCGCCGTCGCCATGGCGAGTCTCGACGAGGCACTGGCCGAGCGCGTCGACACCGGCCGCATCGTCGTACTCGAGTTGTAG
- a CDS encoding ATP-binding cassette domain-containing protein, which yields MAFIEAEGLVKTYSPKGAPVVRALDGLDLQVPQGTVTALLGPNGAGKTTTVKVLTTLIQPDSGRAVIDGIDVLSDPQSIRRMIGASGQYAAVDENLTGLENLMMVGRLYHLGSKVARQRAAELIELFDLTEAQNRPVKGYSGGMRRRIDLAGALVIKPPVLFLDEPTTGLDPRSRLGLWDVIEKLVSDGTTVLLTTQYLEEADRLADSISVIDNGQVIARGTADELKSSVGGQRVALTVVDEADGDAVRTLLASQGTGEPVVTGGRTWVVPVDDGPAALAAIMSAAARDGIALHDAGMRRPTLDDVFLQLTGHVADENDETTESAA from the coding sequence ATGGCATTCATCGAAGCCGAAGGGCTCGTCAAGACCTATTCGCCGAAGGGGGCGCCCGTCGTGCGCGCGCTCGACGGCCTCGACCTCCAGGTGCCGCAGGGCACCGTCACCGCACTGCTCGGCCCCAACGGTGCCGGCAAGACCACGACCGTCAAAGTGCTCACGACGCTCATTCAACCCGACTCGGGCCGCGCCGTCATCGACGGCATCGACGTGCTCAGCGACCCGCAGTCGATCCGCCGCATGATCGGCGCGAGCGGCCAGTATGCCGCCGTCGACGAGAACCTCACGGGCCTCGAAAACCTCATGATGGTCGGCCGGCTCTACCACCTCGGCTCGAAGGTCGCGCGGCAGCGAGCTGCCGAGCTCATCGAGCTCTTCGACCTGACCGAAGCGCAGAACCGACCGGTCAAGGGCTACTCGGGCGGTATGCGCCGGCGCATCGACCTCGCCGGAGCACTGGTCATCAAGCCGCCCGTACTCTTTCTCGACGAGCCCACGACCGGTCTCGACCCGCGCAGCCGCCTCGGCCTGTGGGATGTCATCGAGAAGCTCGTCTCCGACGGCACCACGGTGCTGCTCACGACCCAGTACCTCGAAGAAGCCGACCGCCTCGCTGACTCGATCTCAGTCATCGACAACGGTCAGGTCATCGCGCGCGGCACCGCTGACGAGCTCAAATCGTCAGTCGGCGGCCAGCGCGTCGCCCTGACGGTCGTCGATGAGGCCGATGGGGATGCTGTGCGCACCCTCCTCGCCTCGCAGGGCACGGGCGAGCCCGTCGTGACGGGCGGCCGCACCTGGGTGGTGCCCGTCGACGACGGCCCCGCCGCCCTCGCCGCCATCATGAGCGCCGCGGCACGCGACGGCATCGCGCTGCATGACGCGGGCATGCGCCGGCCCACCCTCGACGACGTGTTCCTGCAGCTGACCGGCCACGTGGCCGACGAGAACGACGAGACCACGGAGAGTGCGGCATGA
- a CDS encoding ABC transporter permease: protein MSTESTKSAITRAAASTSAPGTLQPLPGSPISRFVSDGWVTTWRNLMKIIRVPEILLFSLIQPIMFVLLFTYVFGAAIDIPGDGYTSFLMAGIFAQTVVFGSTYSGSAMAQDLKDGIIDRFRTLPMNGAAVLVGRTNGDLVINALSMIVMMLTGLAVGWRVNSSPLEFLAGVALLLLFAYAFSWVMAFLGMAVKSPEIINNASFLILFPLTFISNAFVPSENLPTPLRIFAEWNPVSSLVQSARELFGNVPPGTPVGDAWTAQNPIATVLIGVVVLLIVFVPLSIRKFASLSR, encoded by the coding sequence ATGAGCACTGAGTCCACGAAGAGCGCGATCACGAGAGCGGCGGCCTCGACGTCGGCGCCCGGCACGCTGCAGCCGCTGCCCGGCAGCCCGATCTCCCGGTTCGTGAGCGACGGGTGGGTGACGACGTGGCGCAACCTGATGAAGATCATCCGCGTGCCCGAGATCCTGCTGTTCAGCCTCATTCAGCCGATCATGTTCGTGCTGCTGTTCACCTATGTGTTCGGTGCCGCCATCGACATTCCGGGCGACGGGTACACGTCGTTCTTGATGGCGGGCATCTTCGCGCAGACGGTCGTGTTCGGCTCGACCTATTCGGGCTCGGCCATGGCGCAAGACCTCAAAGACGGCATCATCGACCGATTCCGCACGTTGCCGATGAACGGCGCGGCCGTGCTCGTCGGGCGCACCAACGGCGACCTCGTCATCAACGCGCTCTCGATGATCGTCATGATGCTCACCGGCCTCGCGGTCGGCTGGCGCGTCAACTCGTCGCCGCTCGAGTTCTTGGCCGGCGTTGCGCTGCTGTTGCTCTTCGCCTACGCGTTCTCGTGGGTCATGGCGTTTCTCGGCATGGCGGTCAAGAGCCCCGAGATCATCAATAACGCCTCGTTCTTGATCCTCTTTCCGTTGACGTTCATCTCGAACGCGTTCGTACCGAGTGAGAACCTGCCCACGCCGCTGCGCATCTTCGCCGAGTGGAACCCGGTGTCGTCGCTCGTGCAGTCGGCCCGCGAGCTCTTCGGCAACGTGCCTCCCGGCACGCCCGTCGGCGACGCCTGGACGGCGCAGAACCCCATCGCCACGGTGCTCATCGGTGTGGTCGTGCTGCTGATCGTCTTCGTGCCGCTGTCGATCCGCAAGTTCGCGTCGCTCTCGCGCTAG
- a CDS encoding kynureninase, with translation MTANPAELGARAAVLDAADPLAVYTAHFVPGDDLVAYLDGNSLGRPVASVPAALDAFVRTQWAGRLIRGWDELWLTRPAELGDRVGAACLGAASGQTIVADSTSVLIFKLLRAAIAARPDRDELVMLSDEFPTDRFILERLADDHGLTVRWVDAPLDAGITPELAAASVGPRTIAALFSGVAYRSSWWADMPAVTATVQAAGALMIWDCSHAVGSVPLELDAWGVDYAVGCSYKYLNGGPGAPAWAYVAARHHDTLRNPIPGWLGAAAPFSMTEGYSPAQGVASLVSGTPPILNMVALEQMVQLIESAGITAIREKSIALTTYAIELVEVLIPAATVSTPRDSARRGSHLTLDHPNSAIAVERLWAQGVIPDFRHPSGVRIGLSPLSTSFAEVERGIRALSEALG, from the coding sequence GCCTACCTCGACGGCAACTCGCTCGGGCGCCCGGTGGCGAGCGTGCCCGCCGCCCTCGACGCCTTCGTGCGCACGCAGTGGGCCGGGCGGCTCATCCGCGGCTGGGACGAGCTGTGGCTCACCCGTCCAGCTGAGCTCGGAGACCGCGTCGGGGCGGCGTGCCTCGGCGCAGCATCCGGTCAGACGATCGTCGCCGACTCGACGAGCGTGCTCATCTTCAAGCTGCTGCGCGCCGCGATCGCCGCGCGGCCCGACCGCGACGAGCTCGTCATGCTGAGCGACGAGTTTCCGACCGATCGCTTCATTCTTGAGAGGCTCGCTGACGATCACGGACTGACGGTGCGGTGGGTGGATGCTCCGCTCGACGCCGGCATCACCCCCGAGCTCGCTGCCGCGAGTGTGGGCCCGCGCACCATCGCCGCGCTGTTCAGCGGCGTCGCCTACCGCAGTTCGTGGTGGGCCGACATGCCCGCGGTCACGGCGACGGTGCAGGCCGCGGGCGCGCTCATGATCTGGGATTGCTCGCACGCCGTCGGATCTGTGCCGCTCGAGCTGGATGCGTGGGGCGTCGACTATGCCGTGGGCTGCTCGTACAAGTACCTCAACGGAGGCCCCGGCGCACCGGCCTGGGCCTACGTCGCCGCGCGGCACCACGACACGCTGCGCAACCCGATTCCCGGCTGGCTCGGAGCGGCCGCACCGTTCTCGATGACCGAGGGCTACTCGCCAGCGCAGGGAGTCGCGTCGCTCGTGAGCGGCACCCCACCGATTCTCAACATGGTGGCCCTCGAGCAGATGGTGCAGCTCATCGAGAGTGCGGGTATCACGGCGATTCGAGAGAAGTCGATCGCGCTCACGACCTATGCGATCGAGCTCGTCGAGGTGCTCATCCCGGCAGCGACCGTGAGCACGCCGCGCGACTCGGCCCGCCGCGGCAGCCACCTGACGCTCGACCACCCGAACTCGGCGATTGCTGTCGAGCGGCTCTGGGCGCAGGGAGTCATCCCTGACTTCCGGCACCCGAGCGGCGTGCGCATCGGCCTCTCGCCGCTCAGCACCAGCTTCGCCGAGGTCGAGCGAGGCATCCGCGCCCTGTCAGAGGCGCTGGGCTAG